Proteins encoded in a region of the Lepidochelys kempii isolate rLepKem1 chromosome 22, rLepKem1.hap2, whole genome shotgun sequence genome:
- the LOC140901647 gene encoding uncharacterized protein: MGSRLGKRKRLGVPDKSTDQKAERAAMEMEGTPQETPETHRAAETALDATQVMGKADCSEDPAPRTTEEIASQTATEHGEDQPSAETTEGNESQPEAKLPPAVPQTTETQLDTETSEHTSEAQPVEGSSLDPTDETEAATEHYESSPIEETTEVTETRLNVLHDQGTEAQLAGEIQPIDIGVLKTEDQPTAWSREETEVPVAMSTRQEALGEAEPAAQIPQMIEAESIVETTLASTELIAAQLAVQDTQLGEMQLAEMGESQKVTDHAENCSTAEPMEVTEAQPASPSAHQILQDTKGFQPLAERSLEPTEVSEVHSIAQTTEETNEGQKIAQATEAEVCSIEETSEKTTEIMIGAHSAAVTKGESGEAQPTEPPSIAEVTETQNAAENSEDQPWSETTEVTKTQPTALHAQKSKAVAGEDRPAFETLEIMTDSQPRMLGKPDTEAHKTVHSTEETGKGQTALPAMQGILQETLPTGEAQQAVEILESLHVTGGAQRLAETESQNTTENDEAYPIPETEAASVPNPETPEEAGVWPTAEAAKGKSTEDMALDTAKVSEALPTGENQAHPNTEVREAMVVQAAGTDTQSPRETETVRETVTQSTEWSTPEGGGTRPTIEAAQVQTAAPIVQKSEPATETPAGNSESCPVVQATEEMAVPPVAETEIQIAAPATQELPRDSSETVSCTCSPIGCEVQSAAQTAEVYATARTILKFIQETSEAAAKTTEETEACPIPGTVLETPKEAESLQSLTETTELKFEKRGQDPQIPANITEDQAGGEHAAISKEEILKASEPKISVDAESKLQQYTEQEDPVASLGASCELPQTLEPSSETHAFQPLASLVTAVNERRVQGEPKPIDSASETQGTK, encoded by the coding sequence ATGGGGAGCAGGCTTGGCAAAAGGAAGCGTCTTGGTGTGCCTGACAAATCTACAGACCAGAAGGCTGAGAGGGCAGCCATGGAGATGGAAGGGACCCCACAAGAGACACCTGAGACCCATCGTGCTGCAGAGACTGCACTAGATGCCACCCAAGTGATGGGCAAGGCTGACTGCTCTGAAGATCCTGCACCAAGGACCACAGAAGAGATTGCGAGTCAGACTGCCACAGAGCATGGTGAGGACCAGCCTAGTGCAGAGACCACTGAAGGGAATGAGTCACAGCCAGAAGCAAAGCTGCCACCAGCAGTCCCCCAAACCACTGAGACCCAGCTTGACACAGAGACCTCAGAGCACACTAGTGAGGCACAGCCTGTTGAGGGGAGCTCACTAGATCCCACAGATGAGACTGAAGCTGCCACAGAGCACTATGAGTCTTCTCCTATTGAAGAGACCACAGAGGTGACTGAAACACGACTTAATGTGCTACATGACCAAGGGACTGAGGCCCAGTTAGCTGGTGAGATTCAGCCCATCGATATTGGTGTATTGAAGACTGAGGATCAGCCTACTGCATGGAGCAGAGAAGAAACTGAGGTGCCAGTTGCAATGTCAACCAGGCAAGAGGCTCTCGGAGAGGCAGAGCCTGCTGCACAGATCCCCCAAATGATTGAGGCAGAGTCTATTGTAGAGACTACACTAGCCTCCACAGAATTGATAGCAGCTCAGCTTGCTGTGCAGGACACACAGCTAGGTGAGATGCAACTTGCTGAAATGGGTGAGTCCCAGAAAGTAACTGATCATGCTGAGAACTGTTCTACTGCAGAGCCAATGGAGGTGACTGAGGCACAACCTGCTTCCCCAAGTGCACACCAGATCCTCCAAGACACCAAGGGGTTCCAGCCTCTTGCAGAGAGGTCTCTAGAGCCCACCGAAGTGAGTGAGGTGCATAGTATTGCACAGACTACGGAGGAGACCAATGAGGGCCAGAAAATTGCACAGGCCACAGAGGCTGAAGTCTGCTCTATTGAAGAGACTTCTGAGAAGACCACAGAAATAATGATTGGGGCACACTCTGCTGCAGTGACCAAAGGAGAGTCTGGTGAGGCTCAACCCACTGAGCCTCCTAGCATTGCAGAAGTGACTGAGACACAGAACGCTGCTGAGAACAGTGAGGACCAACCTTGGTCAGAGACCACAGAGGTGACTAAAACCCAGCCTACCGCACTACACGCACAAAAGAGCAAAGCAGTGGCTGGTGAGGACCGGCCTGCCTTTGAGACCTTGGAGATAATGACGGACTCCCAGCCTAGAATGCTAGGCAAGCCAGACACTGAGGCCCACAAGACTGTACACAGCACAGAAGAAACTGGCAAGGGACaaactgctctgccagccatgcAAGGCATCCTGCAAGAGACACTGCCTACTGGTGAAGCCCAGCAAGCTGTAGAGATCCTAGAGAGCCTGCATGTGACTGGTGGAGCCCAACGTCTTGCAGAGACGGAGTCCCAGAATACCACAGAGAACGATGAGGCCTATCCTATTCCAGAGACTGAGGCAGCATCTGTCCCAAACCCGGAGACTCCTGAGGAGGCGGGTGTGTGGCCGACAGCAGAAGCAGCTAAGGGGAAATCTACTGAAGACATGGCACTAGACACTGCAAAAGTAAGTGAGGCTCTGCCTACTGGGGAAAACCAGGCCCATCCGAACACCGAGGTAAGAGAAGCGATGGTGGTACAGGCTGCTGGCACAGACACACAGAGTCCCCGAGAGACTGAGACCGTGAGGGAGACTGTGACCCAGTCTACTGAATGGAGCACGCCAGAGGGGGGTGGGACTCGGCCTACCATAGAAGCAGCTCAGGTGCAAACTGCTGCACCTATTGTACAAAAGTCTGAGCCTGCTACAGAGACTCCAGCAGGTAACAGTGAGTCCTGTCCTGTTGTGCAGGCCACAGAAGAGATGGCAGTGCCTCCTGTTGCAGAGACAGAGATACAAATTGCTGCCCCAGCCACACAAGAGCTACCCCGAGACTCGAGTGAGACAGTCTCTTGCACATGCAGCCCAATAGGCTGTGAGGTTCAGTCTGCTGCACAGACCGCTGAAGTGTACGCAACAGCACGAACCATTCTAAAGTTTATCCAAGAGACCAGTGAGGCTGCTGCTAAGACCACAGAAGAAACTGAAGCCTGTCCTATTCCAGGGACTGTGCTAGAGACCCCAAAAGAGGCTGAGTCTCTGCAATCATTGACAGAGACCACAGAACTAAAGTTTGAAAAGAGGGGTCAAGATCCTCAAATCCCAGCTAATATAACTGAAGACCAGGCAGGAGGGGAACATGCAGCAATAAGCAAGGAAGAAATTCTGAAAGCTTCTGAGCCCAAGATCTCTGTAGATGCTGAGTCAAAACTACAGCAGTACACTGAGCAAGAAGACCCAGTCGCTTCTCTTGGTGCCAGCTGTGAGCTCCCTCAGACACTGGAGCCCAGTAGTGAGACACATGCTTTCCAGCCCCTGGCATCCCTAGTGACTGCAGTAAATGAGAGAAGAGTCCAAGGGGAGCCTAAACCGATTGATTCAGCTTCTGAAACCCAAGGCACAAAGTGA